One region of Prosthecobacter fusiformis genomic DNA includes:
- a CDS encoding pyruvate dehydrogenase complex dihydrolipoamide acetyltransferase: MPKIIEMPKLSDTMTEGTLAKWTVKEGDKVTTGQTIADVETDKATMEYASPFEGTVLKLIIEPGLKVPLNSPIAVILEEDEEAPANLDELIAKAKAASAPAPKPEKPAAGSGAKKAVSAPGPRLPSAPQPTRRAAAGNARVKASPLAKKIADERGVDLTTLDGSGPGGRIVRADVENAPVGGASGGSRVAATPAIRPTYGPEDERVATSSMRNIIAERLLASKTQIPHFYLQMEVDAGPLMEFRAHLNASNEKSGGNKYTVNDFILKAVIRAAQAQPAINAAWDGDAIVKFKSVGLSVAIAIDDGLVTPVIKQAEKKTLLEISQSVKDLAGKAKNKKLSPDDFAGGTITVSNLGAFGIDQFAAIINPPQAAIVAIGSIRNAPVVNDKGQIVVGQRMWVGLSGDHRVVDGAVAATFLAEMRKLIESPALMLV, from the coding sequence ATGCCCAAAATCATCGAAATGCCCAAACTGAGTGACACCATGACCGAGGGGACCCTCGCCAAATGGACTGTCAAAGAGGGCGACAAGGTCACCACGGGACAGACCATTGCCGACGTCGAAACGGACAAGGCCACCATGGAATACGCCAGCCCGTTTGAAGGCACCGTGCTGAAGCTGATCATCGAGCCGGGCCTGAAGGTGCCCCTGAACAGCCCCATCGCTGTCATCCTGGAAGAGGACGAGGAAGCCCCGGCCAATCTGGACGAACTCATCGCCAAAGCCAAAGCTGCCTCGGCTCCTGCGCCGAAGCCTGAAAAACCTGCCGCTGGCAGCGGAGCTAAAAAAGCCGTTTCCGCTCCTGGCCCTCGTCTTCCTAGCGCTCCTCAGCCGACCCGCCGTGCGGCTGCTGGCAATGCACGGGTAAAGGCCTCCCCATTGGCCAAAAAGATCGCCGATGAACGCGGTGTGGATCTGACCACACTGGACGGTAGCGGCCCTGGCGGACGCATCGTCCGTGCCGATGTGGAAAATGCTCCTGTCGGCGGTGCATCCGGTGGTTCCCGTGTTGCTGCCACCCCGGCTATCCGCCCGACCTATGGCCCGGAAGATGAGCGTGTGGCGACAAGCTCCATGCGCAATATCATTGCGGAGCGCCTGCTGGCCTCGAAGACGCAGATCCCACACTTCTACCTCCAGATGGAAGTGGATGCCGGTCCGCTGATGGAATTCCGCGCGCACCTCAATGCCTCCAATGAGAAGTCTGGTGGCAACAAATACACCGTCAACGATTTCATTCTGAAAGCCGTCATCCGCGCCGCGCAGGCCCAGCCAGCGATCAATGCCGCCTGGGATGGTGATGCCATCGTGAAATTCAAGTCCGTGGGTCTCAGCGTTGCCATCGCCATTGATGACGGACTGGTCACCCCGGTGATCAAGCAGGCGGAGAAAAAGACGCTTCTGGAAATCAGCCAGAGCGTGAAGGACCTCGCCGGCAAGGCCAAGAACAAGAAGCTCAGCCCCGATGACTTCGCCGGTGGCACCATCACGGTGTCCAACCTCGGAGCCTTCGGCATTGACCAGTTCGCGGCCATCATCAATCCGCCGCAGGCTGCCATCGTGGCCATCGGCAGCATCCGCAATGCTCCCGTCGTCAATGACAAGGGGCAGATCGTGGTCGGCCAGCGCATGTGGGTCGGTCTCAGTGGTGACCACCGCGTTGTCGATGGTGCCGTCGCCGCCACCTTCTTGGCAGAGATGCGCAAGCTCATCGAAAGCCCGGCGCTGATGCTGGTCTGA
- a CDS encoding 3-keto-disaccharide hydrolase, which produces MKLRHLLPLLAIGLLSTTQAEDFTPEPGFISLFNGKDLSGWCFREKTKKDNPNPGTILEKFDGKTEAGDVGRYFAKDGILTVSFPNEMDKLTGQFYTVQEFPKNFILKMEFRAGVNADSGIFIRKPQLQCRDYLVAGPDAYKTLKNYKPQDWNQIEVTVKDGVALCTCNGEVLEAALALPATGPIGVEGDRGQMEYRHIQIKEQP; this is translated from the coding sequence ATGAAACTCCGCCATCTTCTTCCACTCCTGGCCATCGGCCTTCTTTCCACCACCCAGGCCGAGGATTTTACCCCGGAGCCTGGTTTCATCAGCCTTTTCAATGGCAAGGATCTCAGCGGCTGGTGCTTCCGTGAAAAGACCAAAAAAGACAATCCGAATCCGGGAACGATTTTGGAGAAGTTTGACGGTAAGACGGAGGCCGGGGATGTGGGCCGCTACTTTGCGAAAGACGGAATTCTGACCGTCAGTTTTCCCAATGAAATGGACAAGCTCACGGGGCAGTTTTACACGGTCCAGGAGTTCCCAAAGAACTTCATCCTGAAGATGGAATTCCGCGCGGGAGTAAATGCAGACAGTGGCATTTTCATCCGCAAGCCGCAGCTCCAGTGCCGCGACTATCTGGTCGCCGGTCCCGATGCCTATAAAACGCTGAAAAATTACAAACCCCAAGATTGGAACCAGATCGAGGTCACGGTGAAGGATGGAGTGGCGCTCTGCACCTGCAATGGCGAGGTCCTGGAAGCCGCCCTGGCCCTGCCAGCGACCGGCCCCATCGGCGTGGAGGGGGATCGCGGCCAGATGGAGTATCGCCATATCCAGATTAAAGAACAGCCTTAA
- a CDS encoding alpha-ketoacid dehydrogenase subunit beta, with product MPRKITYRDAIREALDEEIARDPMVVVMGEEVAQYNGAYKVTQGLWDKWGDKRLVDTPISEAGFIGMGVGASMLGVRPVMELMFWSFYTVAWDQIVNNAAMVRYMSGGKINCPIVIRGPANGGTSVGATHSHTPENIMASVPGMKCVVPSNAYDAKGLMKAAIRDNDPVMFMESTVLYGESWEVPSNDELPNGELFIPLGLADIKREGTDISLIAHGRAVITCLEAARILEEEHGISAEVVDVRSIRPLDEETILNSVAKTHRAIYVEEGKPFCGVGAQIAYSIQAQIFDELDAPVLRVNSLDAPAIYSPPLEAIQLPTADVVVAKALSIC from the coding sequence ATGCCCCGCAAAATCACCTACCGCGACGCCATCCGTGAAGCCCTCGACGAAGAGATCGCCCGCGATCCGATGGTGGTCGTGATGGGAGAAGAAGTGGCCCAATACAATGGCGCCTACAAAGTCACCCAAGGTCTCTGGGACAAATGGGGCGACAAACGCCTCGTCGATACCCCCATCAGTGAGGCTGGTTTCATCGGCATGGGCGTCGGTGCTTCCATGCTCGGCGTGCGCCCGGTGATGGAGCTCATGTTCTGGAGCTTTTACACCGTGGCCTGGGACCAGATCGTCAACAACGCCGCCATGGTCCGTTACATGTCCGGTGGCAAGATCAACTGCCCTATCGTCATCCGCGGTCCGGCCAACGGCGGTACCAGCGTAGGTGCGACCCACAGTCATACGCCGGAAAACATCATGGCCAGCGTTCCTGGGATGAAGTGCGTCGTGCCTAGCAATGCTTATGATGCCAAAGGCCTCATGAAGGCGGCGATCCGGGACAATGACCCCGTCATGTTCATGGAAAGCACCGTTCTTTATGGTGAGTCCTGGGAAGTGCCCTCCAATGATGAGCTGCCCAATGGCGAGCTTTTCATTCCGCTCGGCTTGGCCGACATCAAGCGTGAAGGCACCGACATTTCTCTCATCGCCCATGGTCGTGCGGTGATCACCTGTCTGGAAGCTGCCCGGATCCTGGAAGAGGAACACGGCATCAGCGCTGAAGTGGTGGACGTGCGCAGCATCCGCCCGCTGGACGAGGAAACAATCCTGAACTCTGTGGCCAAGACCCACCGCGCCATTTATGTGGAGGAAGGCAAGCCCTTCTGCGGAGTCGGCGCACAGATCGCCTACAGCATCCAGGCCCAGATTTTTGACGAACTGGACGCTCCCGTCCTGCGGGTGAACAGCCTGGACGCCCCGGCCATTTACAGCCCGCCGCTGGAAGCCATCCAGTTGCCAACGGCAGACGTGGTGGTGGCTAAAGCGCTGTCCATTTGCTGA